A window of Campylobacter lari subsp. lari contains these coding sequences:
- a CDS encoding tetratricopeptide repeat protein, which produces MKQKDYASAIENFKQSLELEEHKVAAAINTAVCYFNLGNKEKFNYYLDLARVHLPQDSKSSLYDYYLGLINYYQGFYPEALQMFMRSNNINGYQGESYYLGAKVYALLKSEKNAIDFLQKQEDYEASLPLGLLYAKSGDYQKAKEYLEKASKIGEHEARSKVALALVELKTGQFESGAQILKALYIKDKDIGSKYYNIKTRLKRNFSNIDIAQQNFAKKLITGKQQIYDLLFYFSPYRVFDVKQSMELITKADLGNFIQGYEYENELLVKSKALSGVNIELSHAINLAFNFHLREANQEFKNLSEIYHAHDVIHYNLALTYAQLQDYNNAYKHFSTAYHLNPKNYIAGIFGIYCMDLAKKDYTKLANELLENLQADNAIDQNNNIYKYLLYLAKSDFTATIPYLDNLSNANNTPLELIFAIIAANGNNLETLRNQKIKELKDLLSEDIISNILYFNSKNINLNIKEYAKQAQMYFLNTKLDYNSLFGGAGIVKDSYVTLMQITGLLNHVRNDIKKRLAMSNKNSIGLIFALAYVDIFAKEYQEAYTLYNILIDDYKIKDAQTLFLAAVAAIGSNNPNSAIALLELARLENEETLEARLALGLLYHEVQNLEPAMFQYEKVGNNFESKFFTFDIKN; this is translated from the coding sequence ATGAAACAAAAAGATTATGCTAGTGCAATTGAAAATTTCAAGCAATCTTTAGAATTAGAAGAGCACAAGGTGGCTGCTGCCATAAACACTGCTGTATGTTATTTTAATCTTGGCAATAAAGAAAAATTTAATTACTACCTTGACTTAGCAAGAGTGCATTTGCCACAAGATTCCAAATCATCTTTGTATGATTATTATCTGGGCTTAATTAATTACTATCAGGGATTTTACCCTGAAGCCTTACAAATGTTTATGCGCTCAAATAATATCAATGGATATCAAGGTGAATCTTATTATCTTGGAGCAAAAGTTTATGCTTTATTAAAATCAGAAAAAAACGCTATTGATTTTTTACAAAAACAAGAAGATTATGAAGCAAGCTTACCCTTAGGCTTATTATATGCAAAATCAGGTGATTATCAAAAAGCTAAAGAATATCTTGAAAAAGCATCAAAGATAGGAGAACATGAAGCTAGAAGCAAGGTTGCTTTGGCCTTAGTTGAGTTAAAAACTGGTCAATTTGAAAGTGGTGCACAAATTTTAAAAGCTCTTTATATTAAAGATAAAGATATAGGTTCAAAATACTATAATATCAAAACAAGATTAAAAAGAAATTTTTCAAACATTGATATCGCTCAACAAAATTTTGCCAAGAAATTAATTACCGGAAAACAACAAATATATGATTTACTGTTTTACTTTTCACCATATCGTGTTTTTGATGTTAAACAAAGCATGGAGCTTATTACAAAGGCTGATTTGGGAAATTTTATACAAGGATATGAATACGAAAATGAATTACTTGTTAAAAGCAAGGCTTTATCAGGGGTTAATATAGAATTATCCCATGCTATTAATTTAGCTTTTAATTTTCATCTAAGAGAAGCTAATCAAGAATTTAAAAACTTAAGTGAAATTTATCATGCTCATGATGTAATTCATTATAATCTTGCCCTAACTTATGCACAATTGCAAGATTATAACAATGCTTACAAGCATTTTTCAACCGCATATCATTTAAATCCTAAAAATTATATTGCAGGAATTTTTGGCATATATTGTATGGATCTAGCAAAGAAAGATTATACAAAACTTGCTAATGAACTTTTAGAAAATCTCCAAGCAGATAATGCCATTGATCAAAACAACAATATATACAAATATTTGCTATATTTAGCTAAAAGTGACTTTACTGCTACTATTCCTTATTTAGATAATCTTTCAAATGCCAATAACACACCTTTGGAGCTTATATTTGCTATTATAGCTGCAAATGGCAACAATCTTGAAACCCTGAGAAATCAAAAAATAAAAGAATTAAAAGATTTATTAAGTGAGGATATTATTAGCAATATTTTATATTTTAACTCCAAAAATATAAACTTAAATATCAAAGAATACGCCAAACAAGCTCAAATGTATTTTTTAAATACCAAACTTGATTATAATTCTTTATTTGGCGGAGCTGGGATAGTTAAAGATAGCTATGTAACACTTATGCAAATAACAGGCTTGCTTAATCATGTTAGAAATGATATTAAAAAAAGACTAGCCATGAGTAATAAAAATTCCATTGGATTAATCTTTGCTCTAGCTTATGTAGATATATTTGCAAAAGAATACCAAGAAGCATATACACTTTATAATATTTTAATAGATGATTACAAAATTAAAGATGCTCAAACTTTATTTTTAGCTGCAGTTGCAGCAATAGGTTCAAATAATCCAAACTCAGCTATTGCTTTGCTTGAACTTGCAAGATTAGAAAATGAAGAAACCTTAGAAGCAAGGCTTGCTTTAGGACTTTTATACCATGAAGTGCAAAACCTAGAACCTGCTATGTTTCAGTATGAAAAAGTAGGCAATAACTTCGAAAGCAAATTCTTTACTTTTGATATCAAAAACTAG
- the serS gene encoding serine--tRNA ligase: MLDLKLLQNNFDEIAQKLKAKKVDENLLKELSDLFINLKKEKALLEEFQAFQNKFSKELATAQDKESLKAQLSQNKEKINAQSKIVNELEEKLGQIALAIPNTPDDCVPFGEDEDENVELKKVLTPPSFDFEIKEHHDLGEKLNWLDFTRGVKISQSRFCVLKNEGALLSRALVNYMIDFNRSRGFELVNVPFLVNGATMYGTGQLPKFKDDMYKVENDDLYLISTSEIPVTNLYSNEILTQEELPLKMTCYSACFRQEAGSAGKDTRGIIRQHQFEKVELVSICKPDQSELMFEEMLNCASDLLSSLGLAHRHLMLCTGDLGFSAAKTVDLEVWLPSQNKYREISSVSNCKDFQARRAKIRFKNDKGKNELVHTLNGSSLAVGRTLVAIMENYQEKDGNIRIPDVLRKYF; this comes from the coding sequence ATGTTAGATTTAAAACTTTTACAAAATAATTTCGATGAAATTGCACAAAAATTAAAAGCTAAAAAAGTGGATGAAAATTTACTCAAAGAACTGAGTGATTTATTTATAAATTTAAAAAAAGAAAAAGCACTTTTGGAAGAATTTCAAGCTTTTCAAAACAAATTTAGCAAAGAACTTGCAACAGCACAAGATAAAGAAAGCTTAAAAGCACAACTAAGTCAAAATAAAGAAAAGATTAATGCTCAATCAAAAATTGTTAATGAGTTAGAAGAAAAGCTAGGACAAATTGCTCTAGCAATACCAAATACCCCTGATGATTGTGTGCCTTTTGGGGAAGATGAGGATGAGAATGTAGAATTAAAAAAAGTTTTGACTCCGCCTAGTTTTGATTTTGAAATTAAAGAACATCATGACTTAGGAGAAAAATTAAATTGGCTTGATTTTACAAGAGGAGTTAAAATCTCACAAAGCCGCTTTTGTGTGCTTAAAAACGAAGGGGCTTTATTAAGTAGAGCCTTGGTAAATTATATGATAGATTTTAATAGAAGTAGAGGTTTTGAGTTAGTTAATGTACCATTTTTAGTAAATGGTGCGACCATGTATGGTACCGGACAACTTCCTAAATTTAAAGATGACATGTATAAGGTAGAAAATGATGATTTATACCTCATCTCAACTTCTGAAATTCCTGTAACCAATCTTTATTCTAATGAAATTTTAACTCAAGAAGAATTGCCTTTAAAAATGACTTGCTATAGTGCTTGTTTTAGACAAGAAGCAGGGAGTGCAGGAAAAGACACAAGAGGAATTATAAGACAACATCAATTTGAAAAAGTAGAGCTTGTTAGTATATGCAAACCTGATCAAAGCGAGTTAATGTTTGAAGAAATGCTAAATTGTGCAAGCGATTTGCTTAGTTCTTTAGGATTGGCTCATAGACATTTGATGCTTTGTACTGGAGATTTAGGTTTTTCAGCTGCAAAAACAGTGGATTTAGAAGTTTGGCTTCCATCGCAAAATAAATACCGTGAAATTAGCTCTGTATCTAATTGTAAAGATTTTCAAGCAAGACGTGCAAAAATTCGCTTTAAAAACGATAAAGGCAAAAACGAATTAGTGCATACACTCAATGGCTCTTCGCTAGCTGTTGGAAGAACTTTGGTGGCTATTATGGAAAACTATCAAGAAAAAGATGGAAATATAAGAATTCCTGATGTATTAAGAAAATACTTTTAA
- the trpS gene encoding tryptophan--tRNA ligase, which translates to MRVITGLQPSGDLHIGNYFGSIKQMLNMQEKNQMYMFIANYHAMTSNFNGEKLRQNSLKAAAAFLSLGIDPQKSVFWLQSDVKEVMELYWILSQFTPMGLLERAHSYKDKIAKGLNANHGLFSYPVLMAADILLFNAQMVPVGKDQIQHVEIARDIALKVNNEWGEIFTLPQAKVNDEVAVVPGTDGAKMSKSYQNTIDIFNTPKAIKKQISSIVTDSTALEDPKDWQNCNIFKIAKLFLDKTEQEALKGRYEKGGEGYGHFKMYLNEIINEYFASAKGEYEKLLANPSKIEEILEFGASKAKKQAQETMEKIYAKIGL; encoded by the coding sequence ATGAGAGTTATTACAGGATTGCAACCGAGTGGAGATTTACATATAGGCAATTATTTTGGCTCAATCAAACAAATGCTAAATATGCAAGAAAAAAATCAAATGTATATGTTTATAGCAAATTACCATGCTATGACTTCAAATTTTAATGGTGAAAAACTCAGACAAAATTCACTCAAAGCTGCAGCAGCTTTTTTGAGTTTAGGGATTGATCCGCAAAAAAGCGTGTTTTGGTTGCAAAGCGATGTAAAAGAAGTGATGGAGCTTTATTGGATTCTTTCTCAATTTACTCCTATGGGGCTTTTAGAAAGAGCACATAGCTATAAAGATAAAATTGCAAAAGGATTAAATGCTAACCATGGACTTTTTTCTTATCCTGTTTTAATGGCTGCAGATATTTTGCTTTTTAATGCTCAAATGGTTCCTGTAGGTAAAGATCAAATTCAACATGTTGAAATAGCAAGAGATATAGCCTTAAAGGTAAATAATGAATGGGGTGAAATTTTTACCCTACCTCAAGCTAAAGTTAATGATGAAGTTGCGGTAGTACCTGGTACTGATGGAGCCAAAATGAGTAAATCTTATCAAAATACAATCGATATTTTTAATACACCAAAAGCTATTAAAAAACAAATTTCTTCCATTGTTACAGATAGTACAGCTTTAGAAGATCCAAAAGATTGGCAAAATTGCAATATATTTAAAATCGCAAAATTGTTTTTAGACAAAACAGAGCAAGAAGCTTTAAAAGGTCGCTATGAAAAAGGTGGCGAAGGTTATGGACATTTTAAAATGTATTTAAATGAAATCATTAATGAGTATTTTGCCTCGGCCAAGGGCGAATATGAAAAATTATTAGCCAATCCTTCTAAAATTGAGGAAATTTTAGAATTTGGAGCAAGTAAAGCAAAAAAACAAGCCCAAGAAACAATGGAAAAAATTTATGCTAAAATAGGACTATAA
- a CDS encoding shikimate kinase: MSKKDNLLFVGFMGCGKTTIARAYAKKCNKIFLDTDSLIKEKFNLEIDEIFKTYGEKKFRKEEKRLVSFLTCVQDCSIASGGGFIEQKKLKGIGIIIYLKASFDYLLQRLSKEELSTRPLLANINNAKILFNQRAKKYEKKADIIINIENKSIKELIKEIKKEVK, from the coding sequence ATGAGCAAGAAGGATAACCTCCTTTTTGTTGGCTTTATGGGTTGTGGTAAAACAACCATAGCAAGAGCTTATGCTAAAAAATGCAATAAAATATTTTTAGATACGGATAGTTTAATCAAAGAAAAATTTAATCTTGAAATTGATGAAATTTTTAAAACATATGGAGAGAAAAAATTCCGTAAAGAAGAAAAAAGACTTGTTTCTTTTTTAACTTGTGTGCAAGATTGCTCTATTGCAAGTGGTGGTGGCTTCATAGAACAAAAAAAACTAAAAGGCATAGGGATAATTATATATTTAAAAGCAAGTTTTGATTATCTTTTGCAAAGATTAAGCAAGGAAGAATTATCCACTAGGCCTTTACTTGCAAATATAAATAATGCCAAAATTCTTTTTAACCAAAGGGCAAAAAAATATGAAAAAAAAGCAGATATTATAATTAACATTGAAAACAAAAGTATTAAAGAACTTATCAAAGAGATTAAAAAAGAGGTAAAATGA
- the der gene encoding ribosome biogenesis GTPase Der produces the protein MQSIILIGKPNVGKSSLFNRLARKRIAITSDISGTTRDTNKIEVQIDGKKALLIDSGGLDESNELFKNVKANSLKAAKNSDIIFYMVDGKFLPDDEDKAFFYEMKKLNKPIALVINKIDNKKDEERSWEFSNFGVKEVFNISVTHNIGIDELCMWASKFLNENFLDADEEEDFESYLENFDENSGDFKLKSIDENHIKVGIIGRVNVGKSSLLNALVKEERSVVSDIAGTTIDPVNESIMHKDKIIEFVDTAGIRKRGKIQGLERYALNRTEYALTNAQIALLVLDAAEGFNELDERIAGLAAKHCLGVIIVLNKWDKSELDFDKTLKELKLDRFKFLAYAPVISVSALSGKRVHVLLDKILEVFANFTQKIPTAKLNALVEEATRAHPLPHDYGKLVKIYYAVQYDLAPPKIALIMNRPKALHFSYKRYLQNQIRKQFNFEGVPLIIASRKKGSKDEQEG, from the coding sequence ATGCAAAGTATTATTTTAATAGGAAAACCAAATGTCGGTAAATCAAGTCTTTTTAATAGACTTGCAAGAAAGCGCATAGCTATCACCAGTGACATAAGTGGAACCACAAGAGATACCAATAAAATAGAAGTACAAATTGATGGCAAAAAAGCCTTGCTTATAGATAGCGGTGGACTTGATGAGAGCAATGAACTTTTTAAAAATGTCAAAGCAAATTCACTAAAAGCTGCTAAAAATAGTGATATTATCTTTTATATGGTAGATGGTAAATTTTTACCTGATGATGAAGATAAAGCTTTTTTTTATGAAATGAAAAAACTCAACAAACCCATAGCCTTAGTGATTAATAAAATAGATAATAAAAAAGATGAAGAAAGATCTTGGGAATTTTCAAATTTTGGCGTAAAAGAAGTTTTTAATATCTCTGTAACACACAATATCGGCATAGATGAGCTTTGTATGTGGGCTAGTAAGTTTTTAAATGAGAATTTTTTAGATGCAGATGAAGAAGAAGATTTTGAAAGTTATTTAGAAAATTTTGATGAAAATAGTGGAGATTTTAAATTAAAAAGCATTGATGAAAATCACATAAAAGTAGGAATTATTGGCAGGGTAAATGTAGGAAAATCAAGTCTTTTAAATGCTTTGGTTAAAGAAGAGCGTAGCGTGGTAAGCGATATAGCAGGCACTACAATTGATCCTGTAAATGAAAGTATTATGCATAAAGATAAAATCATAGAATTTGTAGATACTGCAGGCATTAGAAAGCGTGGGAAAATTCAAGGCTTGGAGCGTTATGCGCTAAATAGAACTGAATATGCCTTAACTAATGCTCAAATTGCACTTTTAGTCCTTGATGCAGCTGAAGGTTTTAACGAGCTTGATGAAAGAATTGCAGGACTTGCTGCTAAACATTGCTTGGGAGTAATTATAGTTTTAAACAAATGGGACAAAAGTGAGCTTGATTTTGATAAAACTTTAAAAGAATTAAAACTAGATCGTTTTAAATTTCTAGCTTATGCTCCAGTTATTAGCGTATCGGCTTTAAGCGGAAAAAGAGTACATGTACTTTTAGATAAAATTTTAGAAGTTTTTGCAAATTTCACTCAAAAAATTCCAACTGCAAAATTAAACGCTTTAGTAGAAGAAGCCACAAGAGCTCATCCTTTGCCGCATGATTATGGAAAATTAGTTAAAATTTATTATGCAGTTCAATATGACTTAGCACCTCCGAAAATAGCTCTAATCATGAACAGACCAAAAGCTTTGCATTTTAGCTATAAGCGCTATTTGCAAAATCAAATTAGAAAACAATTTAATTTTGAAGGTGTTCCTTTGATAATTGCTTCAAGAAAAAAAGGGAGTAAAGATGAGCAAGAAGGATAA